AACCTAATTGGACCCCCTAACCAAGACTCTAAAATTCCTAATTCCTAAGCAGGGATGTTAAAAACCTCCACAGCTTCATTTTCCGTACATTCCGGGGTACAATTACTGAGATGCAGAGCCGATAATACCTGTTAATAACATTCTTAACCTCGGGCTTAAATGTTAAGCTAGAGTATCTTGCCAATCAACTGATCAAGTATGTTTTAAATACAAGATTGATATAGCGGTGCGATCAAATCAAAGTAATTATTTTAGTATAGTATAATCGAAAGAAGAGGACGTGAGACGTTAGACTGCTTGGTACATTAGTGGTGGAGTTATTGATTTTAATAAGAAGATTTAAAATTTTCAAACTTGTGACCTAGGTAAGTCGAGCAGATTAAAAAATTTATACATAAACAAAAAGTATTTGTTTTCATCCTACTGGCGTAGTATGATTTTCCCACGAATGGGGTTCGCTTGAACCCATTTCATTTGATGGGGTTCCGCCATGGCATTGTATTTCTAATTTTAGTGAAATAAATTTTAATCTGGAAACCAATTTGAAAGCTTTTGTTTTGAGTAAATTAAGCTAAGTCTCCTGTAGTATAACTCAATTCCAGATACATCTCTtacatattttaaaattataaactTAACCCTCCTTATACATGCAAATTTTACAGAAATACTATTAGCTAGTTAATTCATTATACAATATGTTAAGTGTTAAAACACGAGGTATAACTAATTAAGTACATTGAAGTGGAAAAAAACTAAAAAACAATTCAAAATTACTGATTGTATACGATGTGTAAACCGGCGTCCAAGGCTTCGACCCGTTGGCCGGAGCAATAACAAAGAGCGACAGGTCCATTTGGGCTCGATTGGTCGGATAGAAACATTTCGAACTTAGTTATTCGGATGCAGCAGGATCCGAAGAGTCTTATACTTCAGTTGATAAGAGTCCGAGAAATTCGGCCCGTTGCGGATTCCTCTCCGCATGTCACGCTACATGACGCGTCACCAGCCACTATACTCGAGATTTGGGGAATCATTATCCCCATGATTGATTTAGTTACCGTGTATAACACAAACACTTGTACTATAAATAGGGAGGTAAGCCCTCATAAGTCAACACCTCATTCTCTGCATACTTATACGAAAAATCCTAATTCTTAAGCTCTGTAAACATCAAAGGCAATGTAATTCTATATACTTTGGTTCGGGTTCGAAGTTCTTAAGCTCCTGTTCGGACCAATCGTTGTGTTGTTCTTCAAGTCAATTGAGGCTATCTCTTTACTTTCTTATTGTTAAtctttgttcattgttgttattctTTTGCATAATTAACGAATCAAACCGCGTATCCTTTAGACCACATACAAATTGAATTGTTATCTTTTTAAGGGATAAATATTGACATATAGGAAGTTTTTATGTtgtttattttataaaatttaagaaaGGGGTTTAATTTGGGATTACTTTTCTATGTTTTACAGTTTGGCGGGGAATGGTGGAACAAAGAGCAAAAGTTACCTTCACAATTCACACTCTGTCTCGACGATTTTGTAATCTTGTTTAAAGTTTTGTTTAAACTTACCTTACAGCTTTTTCTCTACATAGTCCCTGGTCAACTAGTTTTAAGACTCCATCATCCTCGATTCTAGTTTTTAATTTCAGCTTTAATTTTTGACTCTATAAGCACATTTTTATTGTTGATCCCCCTACTACTAGAGATTAATCACCAATCATAATGAATTGAAAGATACTTACTTGCCAGCTTAAATAAACAAAATAGTAATTTTAAACAAAGAGTAACAGAGTAGAGAACATCTGATTTTTTTGTCTATTTCATGGAGTTGAAAAGGAACCTGCTAAAATTTATTGCTAAATTGTACAGTAGCTACTTATTTTCAGGTAGTCCGTTATTCACCCTCGATACAGAACGATTTGCAAAAGAATAAATAATGATGATTTAAATTTTTTCAAGGACTCTGTGTTTACACCTCAAGGTAAACGAATGTGGCCATGTGGGTTAAAACATTTTTGACTTTTTGGTAATTACATTTTCAGAGAACTATGTGTTTACACCTCAAAGCCAAACGACTAATTAATAAATCAGTTCAAACaccctgattttttttttaacccgtTGTCAATTAAATATTGAAgatgtacacaaaagaacaagGGGCACCCACTGATAAAAAATGGGAGAGCGAGCTAGCTCTCGTGTTCTGAACTTGTTTGTTAAAACCTAACTGTAAAGTTAAAGAGTGGTTATATTATAATGTTATGCATGATAGGTTGAGTGATTCAAGACAGTTTAATTTTACCACTTGcccatgttcttcttcttcttcgacaTTTTGAATTTCGCTCAGCTGACCGACTCCTTGGGAATTCTGCTCGATAATCACCATGTTCCTTAGTATATTATTTACTCGCAAATTACTGTTCCTTTCGCTTCATTAAATAATCATCAGGGCTTCTAGCAAAAGGAATAAGGATAGCTGAGAATTCGCTAATCATGTGCGTTTAATAACCAAAATATAAGTGGCTGGAGCAAATTATTTGACCAGGACTGACAGGAGCAATGTGCCTGTAAACAAGGTTGCAAAAGCTACCTAAATCCTAGAGTTAGGCTTAACGTTTTGTCCAAAAGCAATTATATAGTGTTTCTGTACTAAATATGAATAGTTTAAATTTCACTCTTGAAGTAAGCCTCAAGTTTTCTGCATAATTTCCATGACCCTCCCAATCCCCAAAAGCCCCATCGGCTTAGTAGCCAAGAAGAACTACTAGCAACTCCAACTTTTTATAGGGCAAAAGAAGAACATAGAATTAACAGCTTTAtggaaaaaagaacaaaaatggaaGAAAGTTAATTAAGTATAATCATACAAAAAACACATAATGAGGAGGATGATAATCTAAAAGGCAAAATAGACACTGCTTTTATAAAAAGCAACTGCTAATGGTCCATTTTGAGATTGGAGaggaatatatatatgattatagcCTAAAGTTGGGAGGAAATTTGATTGTTACATAAAGTAGACCAGGGGAATAGGATTTTCGGATTTTCATCCAATTCTCCAGGGAGTCGAAATTGCCTTGCACCATTTTGGTTAAATATAATTCATTTGTAGCTTCTACCTTAATAGCGTTAAATTGAAACTAGGAGTTCATGGTCAGTAACAATTAATTGATCTAAGATATCAGATATGACTTATATTCTAGTTAACTGATCTTAGTTAAAATGAACGAAAAAATATATCTAAGTTAAAAAGGGTCATCTAGCTTCAATTAGTATATTTGTTAGCATCAAAATTCGAATATGAACGGCAACTATATGAAGATGAATTTAAGCAATCAaattccctccgtcccatattacttggccactttcccttttgcacgctccttaagaaattataaataaaaggtatattttactatcttacccctatTTCTATCAAATAAATACATTCTAAAcaatattgactattttcaagtaCATTTAATAGTAAGAGTGAGATggaaaaaatttaattaattttatcttaattttgtaaatgaacaattaatatgggacggagagagtaaaaAAATTATAGGTACTAATTTTGGACCTTCTCAGCATTTGTTTAGCATATAAAGAGATTTTACAAAGTTGGGTAGTGCATTGAATAGGAGGTTTCTATTAAAATCGGTTgaattttttctatttttgtaCTTGAAAAAATCAAGTGTTACATTATTAAAAGGTGACCGGATATGTCAATTTTCAGTTTGAGTGTCCTTTTGTTTGACATAacaaaaagtgacattaaaaAACAGTCTTAATAAGTCAATGACCATTCAAGTAATCAACTTTGAAACTAGACTAGACACCTTCAAATTGAACTAAGGGAGTGCACGAAaaatgaaacaccttaattatcgGTGTAAACTTTAGCCAACAAAATAAACCAATCCTGGCTGCATGCATGGCGGCAGACAACCGTATCTTCATTTCCACGCTATCAAAGCCCTTTTTCCCTAATATCAACCTAGAAAGACCATCTTCCTCTTTGTTAACTGTTTCTTTTTCTATTCTGTTTTTTGAGTTTCCCCAGGTGCTCAATTGTACCCTAACCATTTGTTTAAGCAAGAAAAAGTTAGTTGTTCTAACCCTAGCTTTGACTTGGGTTTGGAATTTGGGCCTTCTATAAATCTCCTTTGTTCCCCTTCATGTGCATCCATCTCCTTTATTGCAGAGTATAACAGACATAACCTTAAAAACAAAGAGGTCAAAAATGGCGTCTTTACGTTTTAGTTCCTTTATGCTTGTTATCGTACTCTTCACTTTTCTTACCATAAAGAATACAATTGCTTATAGTGATAACCAAGGTACTGCCTCTCTCTTTTCCACTCTATACATTAAAAAATTTGTTCCTTCTTTTTCCAAAATTGGGAATCTAATTAGTTGTTCCTTCTGCAGCTAAACAAACCTTTGTGGTCCATGAAGCAGAAAATGGTTATGCCATGGCATCACTAAGGAATAATCATGAGAAGGTACTAAAGTTGATTTGGTTTCCCCTTTAGTTGTAGTagtattttcttttttttctcaagACTCGAATTAAGTGACAGTACAAATGTTTCAAAATGAAATTTAACTTTACGAACTCTGATGGAGGTTCTTATTGAAATTAATTTCAGGAAGTTTTGGATGGTGTACCAGCAGCTGCTGAATTCACTAATGGTAGAGAGGGAGGAAGAAAAATGATGTTAGAGCGAAAGAACATAAAGAAAAACATGAAGCAAGTGGAAGCTACAGAGGAAGCTGATTCAAAGAATTCAGGTGCAAGTGCAATCCATTCTGTTGGAAATTTAAACTTTAAAGGACAGGGGAAGTTGAGAGAATTGAGCGGTAGAAGTAGTAGTAGCCATTCAGTGAAGGCCAATACAGGGAGTTTTGTGGCTCTTAATGCTGATTATCACATGGCAAGACCACACCCCCCTAAGAATAATTGAGTGAAACAACTCAAGAAAATTAGTAGAGAGGGAGAAGGAAACTTTTTGTTAGTTTTAGATCTTAGCTGTTTTTCTTTATTAGTTAGATGTTCTTGTGAAAAAGGATAGTATACTTGTATGTATAAATAGAAAATTGCACGAATTTTCAGACTTTTTCATGTGCAACAATATCGCAATTCTTTGTAGTCCATCTATTCTTTTTCTCAAGCAAAGTGAATGGAGATATCGTTTCTTTTATGATTCCTTTTTCTCTGTTTTTCTGTTCATCAACTCCTCCCTGCAAGCTTCATGAAGTGTCTAAATTCTTTAGTTTTGCCCAATTAAAGCCTATGTTATTTTGCATTAGCAAACTAGTTCACTGGAAATAAGGAAAGGAAACAGAAATGGAATGAATCCTCAATTTGGGTATTTTCTCGTTCACAATGCAGTAAACAGCAATAGTTCAGCCAATCCACTCGGTGAATCGCGAAAGGACACTCAAAATCAGGTTACTCAATTGTACTATTTGGATGAGACTAGTTTAATTTAGAGTAATTTCCATGTTACCATtagtttttttcttaattttcctTCATTTGAATTTCAAGTAACAGAGCGAAGAGAGCAAAAATTCGACGAAATCAGCAAGTGGACGCAACTCGAAGAACTCATCAAAATTAACTTTAACAGATCAACCTGATGATACTGAATCATTTCAGACGCTTGAATCAGAGAAACTTATGGAAGATTCGACTGAGTTTTCCAACATGATGAACAAAGACTACACTGGAGGTCCAGGATCAGGAAGCAAACCTCGCCACAAACCCCCAATCAACAATTTCCAGCCTTTCCACAGATCAAATCCATGAAACCATGTAAAATTTTTGGTTTTGGTTCAACAATTTTGGCCCCCTCGTAGGAGGAAACTATACACTAACCCAGTTTTGCTTTGCTTGATGACTCTTCAGACAATTAGCACTGTAATAGTTTTGTTTTTTCTAGCTGTGATGTACTAACGTGTAGTTAATAGTAATGTGTAAGAATCAGTCTTGATTCCTTAATATTCTAAACAGTACCACTGGTCAAAACAGGAAGACCACATTTTTTTATGTTCTGCTTCCGCTGAGAATCTCAGAGTGACtgtattctatgattaaagttcAATTTGGCGCAGATGAAACACTGTAACATCACATGGTCTCAACGCTGTGAATTAAAAAAACTGTAAAATTTTGTGACACCACACAGTTTCATGCATGATCAATGGTAAGCTTCTGGATGTTAAACTTCTTACAGTCATTGACGCATCATTTTGGACTGAAATTACAGTAACAGAATGTATTACTTCACGAAACACTTTAGTATGGTGACATTTTATTGTGAGATATATTCTCTAAATAATATAAGCAAAAGAAATAATACGAGAGACCTCTTTTTTGGTTCTCCCCTTTTTTCCTATTACCATTAGCAGCCTATTAACAAAGAGAGAGGGCATATCATTGTAATCTTCCCTGTTACTGTTCTTTTGTCCAAAAAAAATtgaccttttttttctttttcttaggtGTCAATCACTTAGTTTACACACGTGACATGACTATTGGTCCAGTAACTAAAATTTCTTCAAATTTAAGTGGATCTGAGATTGGACTTAATAAAGTGTATTTTTGGAAGACTCTGAACCTTTCTTTACCATACTAGTATTATTTGGCCCGTGCTAAGTCCGTACCAAATCGACATTAAGGATTAAATTTTTAAatatctttttaaatttttttgttcttacttctttatttttgtaaCATCAGTttgacactttaaaaaatactGTTATATGACGAAATCAATAAAattaacttataaataaatataaattaaCAAAAGCCTGGGTATTGACATATACTTTTGTAGATGCTCTTTCAAATTAAACCACACACAAAAAATACCGAAAGTCAATGAAATTAAATTGTTGTTACTTTAAGCTTTCTTTTCCTTCTAAAAGATGCACGTTAAAATaacttattttcttaatttaatgaAACATTTTATGAAATCTACATTGAAATAACTTTTTCATGTTAAACTTAACTATTGTCCTAAATTGTATAAGATATTAATATCccatattttgcaaaatattttaatatatatatatatatacacttcttACAATTGACTACAGTTTCttctaaaaaaaaatcagaatatatacaaaattatattttatagcTCCTCTTTTAATCTGTAGTAATTTATTAGATACATTTTACGTTGAAAGTGTGTGCACATACAATTTGATTAATTAACTAGCCTACTTTGAAATTAATTTTTCGATTGGGATGAAAGGACtataatttatattttttatactttTGAAAGTATTTAATAATGATATAAGTTATTTGTGTCTATgttttaatttaaaacttaacCCCACCTTAAGTGAAATTTTGTTAATCACTTATGTTTGTCAGCACATACgttcgagaaattaaaaaaaaaatacgttAATCGAacgaataaaaatttaaaatagcaaatgataaatggtaaataatattaataaataatattataagaatAGCACTTTAACTCAATAatttatcctatattaagatagaATTTAAACGTCATGATAATTTATTACGtgtctataataaattcttaaggaaaaatataatttaaataaatttaaatAGTAATATTTTCACATAAACGACTCAAATATGTATGAGTGTGCTTTATGGGGGCCACAACCTTTTTCATGGCATCATCATCTTTAGTGACAAGACAAAAGTCCTTAAAATTTACCAAAGCGTGTTAAGATTTGCAAAGTAATTAATACTTTAATTAGGGGCTAAAAGAGACAAAAAattatgtgaggactacaaaacttTGAGATCCTCTCTTATACTAGTTCAGTCAAGCCCGTGCTGAACCCGGGCACAAGATTAAGATAATATGCACTTCACATTATAACTTATGACTTTTggattatttttgttattttgacttaaaaaacaaatgcttgtaagcacttttttttttatcttacttAAATACTACAAAAGTGtttaaaagctattttggcttaaaagcacctaaaataagtcaatccaaacagccTCTAAGATGGTCGCTTCTTAATCATGTATTATTCATTAGTTAAGTGTTTTGATCAGACAATTAGATAATTTACTAAAAGAATCGTTATAAGAAAGCAAGTTTGCTAGGGATAAACAGATGGAGTATCAAAGAGACAAAGATAACTTTGATGTTTAGTGACATAATTTAAAGTATGCAAAAtgatatatttcatgaatttgtgagcatataATTTGTAGTTAGAGGAGGAATAGCATGTTTTGGTATTTATTGTAACTACTCATAATTTCATGTGATAATGGTTTATGCAAAAACAAAAATGGTGATTAAAGTCTGGATTtagatgaaattaaaaaaaaaattgaattgattGAAACAATGTTTAAGAATTAATTTTGTTTGTCATTAACTCATTGatgctttatttttaaaagaGAACTCCCTTACTCAACCAATTAAGGATTATATGATTTCTGACAAATTAAATTGTTTGCAAGAAAAGAAGGATGCAATTATcaatctacatatatatatatatatatatataattgcaggAAATAGCCCCGGTGACATGGCACACTCTAGAGCTAGATTTcctatttatctattttctcaGATTTTTGCCTTTTTTACCTATTATTTTGCTTTTACTTATGCTATTACGTTTTAAAAACTCCAAAAGGAGGCATTGGTTCGGCACAGATCTACTATAACACTCCGAAAAGTCACAACTGTTACAAAGCAGACAATTAAGAGACGAACTAACTCGCTGTTGCAGTCCCTAATGCCTCATCTTTTTTATAATATAATAAAACTTTCTTACAATTAGTATTACTTAGTACTAATTCTATGACTGCATTCATTGTACAGTTACAAAATTATATTCTACATGAAGCATTTTAGTCACTGAAGAGTACATGAGCAAGGAGTTGTGATTTTTCATGTAAGTATATAGAATGATTCATTTTCCCTATATACAAGTCATGCCTCTGATCTGTTTGTCCAAGAAATATTCGATTGCCAAGAAAAGGGTCGCTTATGTAAACTATATCTGAAGTACAAATGGAACACAATGTATGTGGACCAGTGGTGGAGCCAGAATTTCCGCCGAagggattcaaaatataaaaaagtaaacatacgaagaagcctaagagggttcaacgtctactatatatacattaaaaatagtgtttttttccacctagggggttcggatgaacaccttCGGCAGCGTGTGGCTCCACCACTAATGTGGATTGCCTAAGTTCATATCATTAATACTTAGGCATATCTCATGGTATTTTATTCCGCTATCATCCTACCTTAGATTTATTTTCTAGTTTCTCTTTGAACTTTTTCCCGGACATATTTAAAGAATTCAATTTCCCGAAGAGGGTGAAGGGGACGCTTTTCAACTTTCAGTGTTTCTTACTTCAGTATGCTCTTGAAGGTGGTGTGATGTTTCTCTATTTCCTCTCGTAGAAGAACCCATGCTTTTCACGTattacatttaaatatttttgctTAGTTTTTTTCCTATCCGAAAGTGTACTCACTCTGTAATTGTTTTTTATTTGGCGTTGGACAATTAAAATATTGAACACAATTTACATTCAAATTCCTTCGTAGTATAGTTTAATATCTATATGGCTTAAATTTGAATATCTATAATATGGCTTAAATCAAACTTAAAACGAAAGATTTTCATTAAAGGTATTTGAAATTTACAACTGTTGTTATCTCTCTGTAATCTTCTAGCCTTACTCGTCCACTACGATGTGAAACAAAAATTTACAAAAGCTAAGAAATTACTTACACAGTTATACTAAAGCTAACAATTAATAATTAACTCTCGGTAACTTATTAAATTAGTACTTACAAACATGTACATGTAATTTTTTTATATGTAATATTGTTGTCTTATCTTTTCAGTTTTCCAATATTAAGGTTCTGTAATTGCTTTTCTATTTATTTGAAGAAAAAAGACTTGGAAAACGGCACATCACTTTGTTTTTATTGTCCGGTGCTTTTTGatatatttgaaattttttattCTTGATGACTATAATATATGTCATACGTGACATTAAAGATTTTATACTTTTAATTGATAGAAAAATAGAAGAGGCGATATTTGGTTATTATAAGAGAGATCAATCAATATTGTGAAAAGAAATTATATCTGAGAACAAATGTTATGAGTAGGGAAGATAAATAAGACAGAATAAAACGAGAGTAATATATCTCAAATCATTCATTCAAATTTCTTTGCACAAAATAATGCCAAATCCTGTATACTCTATATTTATTATTCAAACGAATAATTTTTAACCCTACACGCACACATATACCACTAGAGGTTAAACTTTAAATGTATAGTTTTATCAACTTCTTAAGCTTTTACATGAATTTATGTATTTTTAGTCTTATTATTTGAATATTAGGAAAATATTATCTCACGAGTTTAATGAGCTTTATTATTGGAGAAAATACACAAAtaccccccaacgtatactcgaaTTAATTATGATGCACCTAACCTTTGCGgccgacctattacccccccccccccagccttatttttttctatatttttgtaccctttttcgGCTGACGCggcacaaaaaaaaattgatgcacagttgagagtgttgcacactctcagCCACATCggcgccacgtcactgccacattggtgccacttttcctttctttttttcatttgatttttcttttattaattatatttacactaattaactattaaaccctccattaattttctcttct
The nucleotide sequence above comes from Lycium barbarum isolate Lr01 chromosome 3, ASM1917538v2, whole genome shotgun sequence. Encoded proteins:
- the LOC132634268 gene encoding uncharacterized protein LOC132634268, yielding MASLRFSSFMLVIVLFTFLTIKNTIAYSDNQAKQTFVVHEAENGYAMASLRNNHEKEVLDGVPAAAEFTNGREGGRKMMLERKNIKKNMKQVEATEEADSKNSGASAIHSVGNLNFKGQGKLRELSGRSSSSHSVKANTGSFVALNADYHMARPHPPKNN